In the Streptomyces sp. WMMC940 genome, GTCGCCGTACCGTCCGTCCACCTGTCCGTCCTCGGAGAGCTTCCGGGCGGCGAACAGGCGTGCGCCCACGGCGGTCAGGCGGATGTCGGACCGCTTGGGCACGTACTGCTGGAGCAACGTGGGCCCGGCGGCCACACCGGAGAAGTCGGCGTCGGGGGGGATGCGGGTGGTGGGCAGGGACACCGGCGGGTCGCCGGGCGGCGGCCCGGAGGCGGACTTCACCACGATGTCCTGGTACTGCGCCGCGAACTGCCGTGCCACGCGGGGGAACGTGGTGACGACGGTGGGGGGCACTGCGAAGCCGCTGCGGTGCGCGAGACTGAGCTGCCAGGGTTTGCAGCGGGCCTGCGCGGACACGCAGGGGTGGTTCATCCAGCGCGCGGTGGCCGAGTACAGCATTCCGTACAGGGCCTGCTCGGTCTCCGCGGTCAGCCATGCCGAGGGCTCCTCGGCGTGGGCGGCGGGTTCACCGGGTCTGCGCACCCATATCGACCGCAGGGCGCCCATGCTCAGCAGCCGGCCGTCGGTCGAGAGGTGGCCGTAGAAGTCACCGCGCACGTACTCGGCGGACAGGGCGGCCTCACCCGGGAGATCGGCGGGGTCGAGCCGCACCAGAGGCACCCCCCGGTCGTGCAGCTTGGCGATCACCATGTCCGCGGTGACGTCTTGGCGGCACGTCAGTATCAGTACGGTCATCGCTGTGCCGGTCCGTCAGTCGTCGAAGTGCGTCTTGGAGCCGGCGGTGGAGGTCGTCGTGCCGGTGACCAGGATCAGATCGCGGTCGACGATGGCGGGCCGCCCGTCCGGCAGCACATTCAACTGCAGCGCGGAGTCGTAGGTGTACGGCAGGGTGACCGCAGGACTCTCGGCCGGAAGTACGTAGTTCAGTACGAACGGTCGCATGAGTCTCCTTCGTCGACTGTCTGGGCACACGTAACAGTACGTGCCGGTGTTGTAGGGCACTCATTACTATCCGTCACTTCCGGATGTGCTGGCAGTGAATGTCGTCACACTGGACGGACCCCACGGGATCGCCCCATCGGTAGACGGATGGGGGAATGCGTGGGGTTCCCTCATGAGAGCACTGAATGGTGTAGACCGTTGTGAACATCCCGTGAAGACGGGCGAGTTGAGCCATCACCCGTGATCGCACGCACATACACCATGACCGTCCGTCACCCGCGTGCGTCCTCCGCGCACACGCCATGACCATGTGTCACACACTTCCGTCACCCGCACACGCGTCATGACCGTGCGTCACGCCCGCCCGTAGGCCTCACTTGTGTCGTGACCGTACGTAACAGGCGTGCACCGGCCCGCGCGCGGACTTCGCATGCCGCATGCGCCCCGTGCGCCGGAACGGCAGGCGTGCGCCTGCCGCGCCTCAGCGCCCCCTGCTCCCGCGCCGGTACGCCCTTCCCTGCCTCGCCCGCACGCGGGAGGAGCCGCCGGGGTCAGGGCCCGGACCCCCCACCCAGCTCGGGATGGGCTTCGAGCAGCCTCCGGGGAGCCGCCTGCCGCCAGGAGTCGAGCAGGACGGCGTACAGCTCCTCCTCGTCCTCCAGTGCGCCGAGCCGCACCCTCAGCCAGGCGTAGGCGTCGTCGTGCCCTTCGCGGACGAAGAACTTGTGCGGCTCGGAGGCGATCAGCTCCTCGCGGTCCGCCCTGGGGCACCTGACCCCGATCGCCTGATCGTCGTCGAGCGAGGCGAAGATCCTTCCGCCCTGTCCCGCCCGGAACGTGGGCCGGCCCCAGGCGAGCTTCTCCACCGCGCCGGGGAGTGCGAGGGCGATTCTGCGTACGTCGTCGGCAGTGGCCATCCTCCGACGGTACGGCGCCCCACCGACAACGCCCGGGACCACTCGGCCCGCGCCCGGATCCCCGACTCACACCGACTTGCACGGCTCACACCGGCTGGCGCGACTCACACCCGCCCGTCCGGTTCACACCCGCTCGTCCAACCAGGCCACCAGGTCCTGCTGGACCTCCTCGCGGTTGGTCTCGTTGAGGATCTCGTGGCGGGCGCCCTCGTACGCCTTCCACGTCAGGGACTCCGTACCGACGTGGCGGAAGTCCTCCAGCAGTGCGTGGACCAGGGTCATCCCCTGGTGGCAGGGGTCCTCCGCACCGACGGCGACATGGACCGGGAGGTCGGCCGGGACGCGGGCCAGGTTGCGTGGGTCGTTGATCTTCCGCACGGCGCGCAGCCAGTCGAGGACGAGGCCCGTGCTGAAGGGGAAGCCGCAGCGCTCGTCGAGGGCGTAGGCGTCCACCTCGTCCTCGTCACGGGACAACCACTCGAATCCGGTCCGGTGCGGGTACGGGTCGTTGAAGGACGCGAAGAGCTCGGAGACGTACGCGGAGGGGGCCGAGCGGCCCTCGGTGGCCGCCCGCTCCTCCAGACGGGCGATGGAGCCCTCGATGTCGGCGCCCGGCAGCGTACGGAAGGCGCCGGAGAGGATCAGGCCGCTGAGGTCGTCCGGGTACTCCTGGACGTAGTCGCGCGCGAGCATGGAGCCCAGGCTGTGCCCGAGGACGACCACGGGAACGCCCGGGTGGAGCAGCCGTGCCTGGTCGCCGACCGCCTTGATGTCCTCCACCGTCGCGCGCCAGCTGTCGTAGCCGTCGACCGGTGCGGCGTCGGGCGTCTCCGCCACGCCGTAGCCGCCGGTGGAGGGGGCCGTCGCCCCGTGGCCGCGGTGGTCGGAGGCGATCGCCCCGTAGCCGTGCGCGGCGAGGTGGCGGGCGAACCGGTCGTACCGCAGCGCGTGCTCCGCCGCCCCGTGGACGAGCTGCACCAGGGCCCGGGGGCGCCCGCTCTCGGGCAGCCAGGAGTACGTGGCGATCTGCACGCCGTCGGCGGCGTCCAGCAGTCCGGGGCGGTATGCGGTCGCGGTCATGGGGGGCCGGCCTCCTCGGTCGGACGGTCACGGGGCACGTGGAGGTCCCTCCCCCGGTCGCCGCCGGTCACACCCACCAGACCCCCGAATGCGCTCGCCACGCCCGTCGCGCCCCGGACCGGCGGCGCACCCGGACCTGCGAGCCGGGCTGGACCGGCTCCGGGCCGCCCGGTCGAGGCGGTGCCGGGGTGGCCGACGAGAGCCCGGTCACCCGCCGGGTCCGGGCACGTCCGTCGAGCTCGAGACCGTGACGTCGCCCTCGCCGAGGTGCGGCGCAGCGGAGGGCCGACGCCGTCCCCCGGGATACGGGCATCGTCCCCGGACAGCGGTGCGTGACATCGGGGGCGTGCACCTGGAAGGGTGTGCGCCGGTCAGCGCCCCTGTACGCCGGGACCACTTTCCGCTCAAAGCCCGTCGATTCCGTCAGAGTTGCGGGCATTTCCGTACCTCTGAGGCCTGGTCGGCCGCCACCGGAAGCGGAATGCTGTCCCTCGGTGCCATATGCCCAGGAACCCATTGCCCAGGGCAAGTGGCAGAAAGAAGACCCGTGGGCATGCCCAGCGGGTGAACCGGACGGGCCACTACCACCAGGGACACAGTCTCAATCACACGTCAATGGATTCCATTTCGGCCAAAGTTGGCCACCGAGTTGTACCACTCGTAAGCGATCAACACCATGAGGTGGTCGGCCTGTACGGGACGGGACCATGCCGATGCACCACCTGCTCGAACACTCGCACGAGCAGGCGTTTCGCAGAGGAGGGCTCGCGATGGACGGGTACTTCGCCAGTCGGCTTCATCATCAGCTCCGTGAGCGGGTGCGGCACTTCGCCGAGTGCGAGGTCCGCCCGCGCATCCCGGCCATGGAGGCCGCCCGCACGGTGCACCGCGACCTCTCGCGGCTCATCGCACGACAGGGCTGGCTCGGAGCGACGATCGGCAAGGGCCATGGCGGGATGGGTGTCGGACATCTGGCCAAGACCATCATCATCGAGGAACTGTCCCGCGTGAGCGGCGCGATGGGAGCCATGGTCCAGGCCTCCCAGCTCGGCGTCGCCAAGATCGTCCATTTCGGGAACGAGGAGCAGAAGAAGACCTGGCTCCCCCTGATCGCGGCGGGCGAGTGCCTGCCCACGATCGCGGTCACCGAACCCGAGTCGGGCGGCCATGTGCTGGGGATGAGCGCCACCGCCGTGCGTGACGGCGACGACTACGTCATCAACGGCCGGAAGGTGTACGTAGGCAACAGTCACGTCGGTGATCTGCACGGGGTCGTCGTCCGGACGGGGCCCGGCTCCAGGGGGCTCACGGCCTTTCTGGTGGAGTCCGGCCGCCCGGGGTGCCACACGGGCGAGCAGAAGCCCACCATGGGACTGCACGGCTTCAGTTTCGGTGAGCTCCACTTCGACGACTGCCGGGTTCCGGCGGCCAACCGGCTCGGCGAGGAGGGGGACGGCCTCGCCGTCGCCTACTCCTCCAGCGTGCTCTACGGCCGGGCCAATCTGACCGCGGTCGCACTCGGCATACACCAGGCCGTCCTGGAGGAGACGACGCGGTTCTGCGCCGAGCGCCACCGCTACGGCAGGCCGCTGCACGAACTGCCGTCCATCAAGCTGAAGCTGGGGCAGCTCCAGTCACGGCTGATGACGGCACGGCTCGCCGCGTACCACGCGGTGCATCTGCTGGACCAGGGACTGGCGTGCGACGCGGAGCTGATGAACGCCAAACTCGTCAACGTCGAGTCCGCACTCGACTCGGCACGGAACGCCATGGAGATACACGCGGCCTCCGGGCTGTTCACGGAGCGTCCGATCGAGCGCTATCTCCGTGACGCGCACCACATCTTCGCGCCCGCGGGCACCTCCGACATCCAGCTGCTCAGACTGGCCGAAGTGGCCCTGGGCCAGTCGAAGGGCCAGTGGTCGGAGCGGCTGGCCGAGCTGACGCGCATGGAGGCCCTGGTCTGACCCGGGCGGACGAGAGGGGCCCCGCGGACGCGGCTCGGCGAACACGACGTCCCCGGGAGGGCCGTACGGCTCCCGGGGACGTCACCGCGTCACGGTCACAGCAGCCCGTCCTCGCGGCGGTGGATCTGCTCGACCAGTTCGGCCGCGAGTGACTTGATGGTCTCCAGGCCCGCCCTGCCCCAGGGCCGAGGCTCGGTGTCCACCACGCAGATCGTGCCCAGTGCGATGCCCGTACGGTCGATCAGCGGCGCACCCAGGTACGAGCGGATGCCGATCTCGTCGACGACCGGATTGCCCGCGAACCGGGGGTAGTCGCAGACGTCCTCCAGCACCAACGCCTTGCGCCGCACGACCACGTGCGGGCAGTAGCCGTGGTCGCGCGCCATGAAGCGGCCCACGTCCCCGCCGCCCGCCGCCGCGAGGTCGCCCCCGCCCGCGTGGGTGCCGGCGGGTGTGTGCAGCCCGGCGAAGAACT is a window encoding:
- the tgmB gene encoding ATP-grasp ribosomal peptide maturase, encoding MTVLILTCRQDVTADMVIAKLHDRGVPLVRLDPADLPGEAALSAEYVRGDFYGHLSTDGRLLSMGALRSIWVRRPGEPAAHAEEPSAWLTAETEQALYGMLYSATARWMNHPCVSAQARCKPWQLSLAHRSGFAVPPTVVTTFPRVARQFAAQYQDIVVKSASGPPPGDPPVSLPTTRIPPDADFSGVAAGPTLLQQYVPKRSDIRLTAVGARLFAARKLSEDGQVDGRYGDTGQPWKAVDVPERIARAVRDYMGLAGLAYAAFDFAEDEEGLWWFLECNQGGQFGFIELETGLPISEAVAAWLAPPARDQG
- the tgmA gene encoding putative ATP-grasp-modified RiPP; the protein is MRPFVLNYVLPAESPAVTLPYTYDSALQLNVLPDGRPAIVDRDLILVTGTTTSTAGSKTHFDD
- a CDS encoding MmcQ/YjbR family DNA-binding protein; the encoded protein is MATADDVRRIALALPGAVEKLAWGRPTFRAGQGGRIFASLDDDQAIGVRCPRADREELIASEPHKFFVREGHDDAYAWLRVRLGALEDEEELYAVLLDSWRQAAPRRLLEAHPELGGGSGP
- a CDS encoding alpha/beta fold hydrolase; the protein is MTATAYRPGLLDAADGVQIATYSWLPESGRPRALVQLVHGAAEHALRYDRFARHLAAHGYGAIASDHRGHGATAPSTGGYGVAETPDAAPVDGYDSWRATVEDIKAVGDQARLLHPGVPVVVLGHSLGSMLARDYVQEYPDDLSGLILSGAFRTLPGADIEGSIARLEERAATEGRSAPSAYVSELFASFNDPYPHRTGFEWLSRDEDEVDAYALDERCGFPFSTGLVLDWLRAVRKINDPRNLARVPADLPVHVAVGAEDPCHQGMTLVHALLEDFRHVGTESLTWKAYEGARHEILNETNREEVQQDLVAWLDERV
- a CDS encoding acyl-CoA dehydrogenase family protein, yielding MDGYFASRLHHQLRERVRHFAECEVRPRIPAMEAARTVHRDLSRLIARQGWLGATIGKGHGGMGVGHLAKTIIIEELSRVSGAMGAMVQASQLGVAKIVHFGNEEQKKTWLPLIAAGECLPTIAVTEPESGGHVLGMSATAVRDGDDYVINGRKVYVGNSHVGDLHGVVVRTGPGSRGLTAFLVESGRPGCHTGEQKPTMGLHGFSFGELHFDDCRVPAANRLGEEGDGLAVAYSSSVLYGRANLTAVALGIHQAVLEETTRFCAERHRYGRPLHELPSIKLKLGQLQSRLMTARLAAYHAVHLLDQGLACDAELMNAKLVNVESALDSARNAMEIHAASGLFTERPIERYLRDAHHIFAPAGTSDIQLLRLAEVALGQSKGQWSERLAELTRMEALV
- a CDS encoding GAF domain-containing protein encodes the protein MTYDPTGHLLLTPVDREAPTRVQRLRQLGLGERPEPAFDEFAHKLAEVTGAPYSMVNFIDEHRQFFAGLHTPAGTHAGGGDLAAAGGGDVGRFMARDHGYCPHVVVRRKALVLEDVCDYPRFAGNPVVDEIGIRSYLGAPLIDRTGIALGTICVVDTEPRPWGRAGLETIKSLAAELVEQIHRREDGLL